From Cyprinus carpio isolate SPL01 chromosome A7, ASM1834038v1, whole genome shotgun sequence, a single genomic window includes:
- the LOC109073615 gene encoding active breakpoint cluster region-related protein-like isoform X2, whose amino-acid sequence MDIRLPLFPFFQNSRKNMSSVTTINCQCESERIHFTLTSVELHTVTVSSLPLLMELYMEAVEYLKAYDISPVTEDEIVDSELLQDVFIEETEWDSHSPLQTEPCLPSTPTTENPDDLLQKRIVVLKGVLISEEIYLTELETLLTPMKALKAAAGTSQPVLSTKQVQTVFYQIPELRDLHKDFFTSLRARLQPDEVMDPGAQQGLERVEAPVMQLLSVGDLFLKFVNQLGVYRGFIDNYENAVEIVQKCMQSDQRFRTLAESMMSSKGSDNVKTKYTFEALLYKPLDRVMKTTLVLHDLWKHTPPDHPDSITLQEALRLSSSFLSGVNERSQCKRSVKLSRGERRQLIRDGFVVDVCENGHNLRHLFLYTDMLLCARLTSAGRQAQYRFCWYLPLVGLKVLWAAEHLPSSEYQVKISKTRAKMYQLNQALQQHTKGGKVSVSRTADRLRRKLEECEIWLLTNTPSFTLDLHSTSGKSHTMRLFSLYDLNEWKEAIEKQSGNCVEMVPPDLLSVTSSCIKLRMTQQPPLHCVQSNKSVHICGSLYVMVHSACGLQNMSSAYVCVEVDGFEFYDRRKQTCLSAFCVTPQWDEELVFQVDGAQQLFLVFVSQYENGTQDEIVGRMVLNLDTDNMLKKWKKVTCSLGQVDVTLSIKYMPHPLEPPSTTPLVQEPVFCVPIGQVAIQESVLVPHIVRSCVEEVERRGLNEEGIYRISGVSSEIQALKHAFNTNYREAVSKLRTVDVNAVSGTLKLYFRELPLPLIPSEQFKELADALDIADPYLRADSMLTLLEALPDVNRNTLLFLLHHLKRVAERKEENKMSLSNLATVFGPSLLRPPVARVDISQEVEVQVQVIFLYLQCQNLPEALLTKQLDFNELET is encoded by the exons ATGGACATTAGATTACCTTTGTTCCCCTTTTTTCAAAACAG CAGGAAGAACATGAGCTCAGTAACCACAATCAACTGTCAGTGTGAAAGCGAGAGGATTCACTTCACACTGACAAGTGTAGAGCTGCACACTGTGACTGTCAGCTCTCTGCCGCTGCTGATGGAGCTCTACATGGAGGCAGTGGAGTATCTGAAGGCCTATGACATCTCGCCTG TGACTGAGGATGAGATTGTGGATTCTGAGTTACTACAGGATGTGTTCATTGAGGAGACAGAATGGGATTCTCACAGCCCTTTGCAAACTGAGCCATGTTTGCCATCCACTCCA ACAACCGAGAATCCAGATGACCTGCTTCAGAAGAGAATAGTGGTTCTGAAAGGGGTTCTGATCAGTGAGGAGATCTACCTTACAGAGCTTGAGACGCTGTTAACG CCCATGAAAGCTTTGAAGGCAGCGGCGGGAACCTCTCAACCCGTGTTGTCCACTAAGCAGGTTCAGACTGTGTTTTATCAAATCCCTGAGCTCAGAGATCTACACAAGGACTTTTTCACAAGCCTTCGGGCCAGACTGCAACCTGATGAAGTGATGGATCCTGGGGCACAACAAGGCCTGGAGAGGGTGGAGGCCCCAGTGATGCAACTTTTATCTGTGGGAGACCTGTTTCTTAAGTTT GTCAACCAGTTAGGAGTTTATCGGGGCTTCATTGACAACTATGAGAATGCAGTGGAGATCGTGCAGAAGTGCATGCAGTCAGATCAGCGTTTCAGGACGCTTGCAGAG AGTATGATGTCCTCCAAAGGCTCAGACAATGTCAAGACTAAGTACACCTTTGAag CTCTCCTGTATAAGCCGTTAGACAGAGTGATGAAAACCACGCTCGTGTTGCAC GATCTGTGGAAGCACACACCCCCTGATCACCCCGACAGCATCACGCTGCAGGAAGCGCTTCGTCTCTCCAGCAGCTTCCTGTCTGGGGTCAATGAACGGTCGCAGTGCAAACGTTCTGTCAAGCTTAGCAGAGGAGAG AGACGTCAACTGATTCGTGATGGGTTTGTGGTAGATGTGTGTGAGAACGGACACAACCTGAGACACCTCTTCCTGTACACGGACATGCTGCTATGCGCAAGACTTACAAGTGCAGG GAGGCAGGCACAGTACAGGTTTTGCTGGTACTTGCCGTTGGTCGGCCTGAAGGTGCTCTGGGCAGCTGAACATCTGCCCTCATCAGAATACCAAGTGAAAATCAGTAAAACAAGAGCCAAAATGTACCAGCTCAATCAAGCACTCCAGCAACACACG aAAGGAGGCAAGGTGTCAGTTTCTCGTACTGCTGATCGCTTGAGGCGCAAACTTGAAGAGTGTGAGATCTGGCTCCTAACAAACACGCCATCTTTTACTTTAGACCTGCACAGCACCAGTGGAAAG AGTCACACTATGCGACTATTTTCTTTGTATGACCTAAATGAGTGGAAAGAAGCCATTGAGAAACAGAGTGGAAACT GTGTAGAGATGGTTCCTCCAGACCTGCTCTCTGTTACCAGTTCCTGTATCAAACTCAGAATGACTCAACAACCTCCCCTTCACTGCGTTCAGTCCA ATAAAAGTGTACATATATGTGGGAGCTTATATGTGATGGTTCATTCAGCATGTGGTCTGCAAAACATGAGCA gtgcatatgtgtgtgtggaggtggACGGCTTTGAGTTTTACGACAGGCGAAAACAAACCTGCCTTTCAGCTTTCTGTGTCACACCACAATGGGATGAG GAGCTTGTGTTTCAAGTGGATGGAGCTCAGCAGCTGTTCCTGGTATTTGTGTCTCAGTATGAGAATGGCACACAGGACGAGATTGTGGGTAGAATGGTATTAAAT ctgGACACTGACAACATGCTTAAGAAATGGAAGAAAGTCACTTGTTCTTTGGGCCAAGTTGATGTAACCTTGTCAATCAAGTACATGCCCCACCCTCTTGAGCCTCCAAGCACCACCCCTCTAGTACAGGAACCAGTGTTCTGTGTACCGATTGGACAAGTGGCAAT ACAAGAGAGTGTCCTGGTCCCTCACATTGTCCGTTCCTGTGTGGAGGAGGTTGAGAGGAGGGGTCTGAATGAAGAGGGGATCTACAGAATCTCAGGAGTCAGCAGCGAGATACAAGCACTTAAACATGCATTCAACACTA attACCGCGAGGCTGTGAGTAAACTGAGGACTGTAGATGTGAATGCTGTATCTGGCACTCTGAAACTGTACTTCAGAGAACTTCCTTTACCTCTTATTCCCTCCGAGCAATTCAAGGAGCTTGCAGATGCACTAG ACATTGCTGATCCATATCTCAGGGCTGACAGCATGCTGACTCTGTTGGAGGCTCTACCAGATGTAAACCGCAACACTCTCCTCTTCCTCTTACATCACCTGAAACG TGTTGCAGAGAGGAAGGAAGAGAATAAAATGTCTCTGAGTAATTTGGCCACAGTGTTTGGCCCCAGCCTCTTGCGCCCCCCAGTGGCCCGTGTCGACATATCTCAAGAAGTGGAGGTTCAg GTTCAGGTGATTTTTCTCTATCTGCAGTGTCAGAACCTTCCAGAAGCTCTTCTCACAAAACAACTGGACTTTAATGAGCTAGAGACATGA
- the LOC109073615 gene encoding active breakpoint cluster region-related protein-like isoform X1: MLQFSTKDSLVTTRHRSRKNMSSVTTINCQCESERIHFTLTSVELHTVTVSSLPLLMELYMEAVEYLKAYDISPVTEDEIVDSELLQDVFIEETEWDSHSPLQTEPCLPSTPTTENPDDLLQKRIVVLKGVLISEEIYLTELETLLTPMKALKAAAGTSQPVLSTKQVQTVFYQIPELRDLHKDFFTSLRARLQPDEVMDPGAQQGLERVEAPVMQLLSVGDLFLKFVNQLGVYRGFIDNYENAVEIVQKCMQSDQRFRTLAESMMSSKGSDNVKTKYTFEALLYKPLDRVMKTTLVLHDLWKHTPPDHPDSITLQEALRLSSSFLSGVNERSQCKRSVKLSRGERRQLIRDGFVVDVCENGHNLRHLFLYTDMLLCARLTSAGRQAQYRFCWYLPLVGLKVLWAAEHLPSSEYQVKISKTRAKMYQLNQALQQHTKGGKVSVSRTADRLRRKLEECEIWLLTNTPSFTLDLHSTSGKSHTMRLFSLYDLNEWKEAIEKQSGNCVEMVPPDLLSVTSSCIKLRMTQQPPLHCVQSNKSVHICGSLYVMVHSACGLQNMSSAYVCVEVDGFEFYDRRKQTCLSAFCVTPQWDEELVFQVDGAQQLFLVFVSQYENGTQDEIVGRMVLNLDTDNMLKKWKKVTCSLGQVDVTLSIKYMPHPLEPPSTTPLVQEPVFCVPIGQVAIQESVLVPHIVRSCVEEVERRGLNEEGIYRISGVSSEIQALKHAFNTNYREAVSKLRTVDVNAVSGTLKLYFRELPLPLIPSEQFKELADALDIADPYLRADSMLTLLEALPDVNRNTLLFLLHHLKRVAERKEENKMSLSNLATVFGPSLLRPPVARVDISQEVEVQVQVIFLYLQCQNLPEALLTKQLDFNELET; encoded by the exons CAGGAAGAACATGAGCTCAGTAACCACAATCAACTGTCAGTGTGAAAGCGAGAGGATTCACTTCACACTGACAAGTGTAGAGCTGCACACTGTGACTGTCAGCTCTCTGCCGCTGCTGATGGAGCTCTACATGGAGGCAGTGGAGTATCTGAAGGCCTATGACATCTCGCCTG TGACTGAGGATGAGATTGTGGATTCTGAGTTACTACAGGATGTGTTCATTGAGGAGACAGAATGGGATTCTCACAGCCCTTTGCAAACTGAGCCATGTTTGCCATCCACTCCA ACAACCGAGAATCCAGATGACCTGCTTCAGAAGAGAATAGTGGTTCTGAAAGGGGTTCTGATCAGTGAGGAGATCTACCTTACAGAGCTTGAGACGCTGTTAACG CCCATGAAAGCTTTGAAGGCAGCGGCGGGAACCTCTCAACCCGTGTTGTCCACTAAGCAGGTTCAGACTGTGTTTTATCAAATCCCTGAGCTCAGAGATCTACACAAGGACTTTTTCACAAGCCTTCGGGCCAGACTGCAACCTGATGAAGTGATGGATCCTGGGGCACAACAAGGCCTGGAGAGGGTGGAGGCCCCAGTGATGCAACTTTTATCTGTGGGAGACCTGTTTCTTAAGTTT GTCAACCAGTTAGGAGTTTATCGGGGCTTCATTGACAACTATGAGAATGCAGTGGAGATCGTGCAGAAGTGCATGCAGTCAGATCAGCGTTTCAGGACGCTTGCAGAG AGTATGATGTCCTCCAAAGGCTCAGACAATGTCAAGACTAAGTACACCTTTGAag CTCTCCTGTATAAGCCGTTAGACAGAGTGATGAAAACCACGCTCGTGTTGCAC GATCTGTGGAAGCACACACCCCCTGATCACCCCGACAGCATCACGCTGCAGGAAGCGCTTCGTCTCTCCAGCAGCTTCCTGTCTGGGGTCAATGAACGGTCGCAGTGCAAACGTTCTGTCAAGCTTAGCAGAGGAGAG AGACGTCAACTGATTCGTGATGGGTTTGTGGTAGATGTGTGTGAGAACGGACACAACCTGAGACACCTCTTCCTGTACACGGACATGCTGCTATGCGCAAGACTTACAAGTGCAGG GAGGCAGGCACAGTACAGGTTTTGCTGGTACTTGCCGTTGGTCGGCCTGAAGGTGCTCTGGGCAGCTGAACATCTGCCCTCATCAGAATACCAAGTGAAAATCAGTAAAACAAGAGCCAAAATGTACCAGCTCAATCAAGCACTCCAGCAACACACG aAAGGAGGCAAGGTGTCAGTTTCTCGTACTGCTGATCGCTTGAGGCGCAAACTTGAAGAGTGTGAGATCTGGCTCCTAACAAACACGCCATCTTTTACTTTAGACCTGCACAGCACCAGTGGAAAG AGTCACACTATGCGACTATTTTCTTTGTATGACCTAAATGAGTGGAAAGAAGCCATTGAGAAACAGAGTGGAAACT GTGTAGAGATGGTTCCTCCAGACCTGCTCTCTGTTACCAGTTCCTGTATCAAACTCAGAATGACTCAACAACCTCCCCTTCACTGCGTTCAGTCCA ATAAAAGTGTACATATATGTGGGAGCTTATATGTGATGGTTCATTCAGCATGTGGTCTGCAAAACATGAGCA gtgcatatgtgtgtgtggaggtggACGGCTTTGAGTTTTACGACAGGCGAAAACAAACCTGCCTTTCAGCTTTCTGTGTCACACCACAATGGGATGAG GAGCTTGTGTTTCAAGTGGATGGAGCTCAGCAGCTGTTCCTGGTATTTGTGTCTCAGTATGAGAATGGCACACAGGACGAGATTGTGGGTAGAATGGTATTAAAT ctgGACACTGACAACATGCTTAAGAAATGGAAGAAAGTCACTTGTTCTTTGGGCCAAGTTGATGTAACCTTGTCAATCAAGTACATGCCCCACCCTCTTGAGCCTCCAAGCACCACCCCTCTAGTACAGGAACCAGTGTTCTGTGTACCGATTGGACAAGTGGCAAT ACAAGAGAGTGTCCTGGTCCCTCACATTGTCCGTTCCTGTGTGGAGGAGGTTGAGAGGAGGGGTCTGAATGAAGAGGGGATCTACAGAATCTCAGGAGTCAGCAGCGAGATACAAGCACTTAAACATGCATTCAACACTA attACCGCGAGGCTGTGAGTAAACTGAGGACTGTAGATGTGAATGCTGTATCTGGCACTCTGAAACTGTACTTCAGAGAACTTCCTTTACCTCTTATTCCCTCCGAGCAATTCAAGGAGCTTGCAGATGCACTAG ACATTGCTGATCCATATCTCAGGGCTGACAGCATGCTGACTCTGTTGGAGGCTCTACCAGATGTAAACCGCAACACTCTCCTCTTCCTCTTACATCACCTGAAACG TGTTGCAGAGAGGAAGGAAGAGAATAAAATGTCTCTGAGTAATTTGGCCACAGTGTTTGGCCCCAGCCTCTTGCGCCCCCCAGTGGCCCGTGTCGACATATCTCAAGAAGTGGAGGTTCAg GTTCAGGTGATTTTTCTCTATCTGCAGTGTCAGAACCTTCCAGAAGCTCTTCTCACAAAACAACTGGACTTTAATGAGCTAGAGACATGA
- the LOC109073616 gene encoding netrin-1-like yields MSRYQSLPFQILFFLPIFLFTLFPLSLLSPLLSQSPLSWTSPHDPCYHLDGRPRHCLSEFINTAYGVPVTIEDLKQGPKTNIGTLTDLHNHNNLTCWTAAEGSEGGDWTLTVPLGRRFEITYISLQFCQQVESVESYSMSILKSMDFGRSWRPLQFYSSDCMGTFGRPVQSIAQTKHQETEPLCSDPRPLQKHRGNVMLAFSTLDGRPSSPDFDYSPGLQDWVTATDVRIVFHQSLDKMKKQEEKLNKVNGTFRSRETGDKALRFGEKNTGVKTSEIWRNRQEKQTSKQRIRKKSTVHQSGHNVTRKEMGPQGRVGRGRKKDSYKPCHEGTCDWSLNIPKQGSKGQELRRRRNNAGRGKSHSKSRKNAPRNLVSSSLYAPLKPSLALSDLQVGGRCKCNGHASRCRRDNQGRAMCQCEHHTSGPDCDVCEQFFYDRPWQRATPSQPHPCVPCECNGHSTKCRFSMAVYQQSGRVSGGICLKCRHHTMGHHCQFCQNGYTRDHSKPLSHRKACQPCKCHPMGAVGHWCNQSTGQCLCREGVTGQRCNRCAPGYKQGHSPLRPCIRIQEFAPPTPVYQPQYSIDEECLSYCPPSQARVKMNLETYCLKDYVLKVQVKSKERSGPWWQFSILVQSVFRMGSSHVKRGIQALWIPDRDLSCGCPALQIGRTFLLIGGEESGRSWVPEERRLVADRSTMALQWREHWSPKLRGFRGQDTRGKCPQGNTTAQKHSHPSSYEEYTPPHLNKLHSEPHRPNKNTHTVHKQYRLTTQSGGSDLTHTYKREGTQGIQRKDTETHLEEDSKAENVTQETQHVLQHTQDPFSGTSKTSQANEQEQYHPTACPTWSPGPAV; encoded by the exons ATGTCCAGATATCAATCCCTTCCTTTCCAGATACTCTTCTTCCTCCCTATTTTCCTCTTCACCCTCTTCCCTCTCTCCcttctttctcctcttctttctcAATCTCCTCTCAGCTGGACCTCTCCTCATGACCCCTGCTACCACCTGGATGGGCGTCCACGCCACTGCCTATCTGAATTCATCAATACGGCCTATGGGGTGCCTGTGACGATAGAGGACCTCAAGCAAGGACCCAAGACGAACATCGGCACTTTAACAGATCTTCATAACCACAACAATCTCACGTGCTGGACGGCTGCCGAAGGCTCGGAGGGTGGGGATTGGACTTTAACAGTGCCCCTTGGCAGACGCTTTGAAATCACTTACATTAGTCTTCAGTTTTGTCAACAGGTGGAGTCGGTGGAATCCTACTCCATGTCCATCTTGAAGTCAATGGACTTTGGCCGGAGCTGGCGCCCCCTACAGTTTTATTCAAGCGACTGCATGGGCACATTCGGCCGTCCAGTGCAATCCATCGCTCAGACAAAGCACCAGGAGACGGAGCCGCTATGTTCAGATCCCAGACCATTGCAGAAGCATCGTGGAAATGTCATGCTGGCCTTCTCGACTTTGGATGGACGTCCTTCCTCGCCAGATTTCGATTACAGTCCAGGGCTCCAAGATTGGGTGACTGCAACAGACGTAAGGATAGTATTTCACCAGTCGTTGGATAAAATGAAAAAGCAAGAAGAGAAACTGAACAAAGTGAATGGCACATTTAGATCGAGGGAAACAGGAGACAAAGCTCTGAGGTTTGGTGAGAAAAACACTGGAGTTAAGACATCTGAAATTTGGAGAAACAGGCAAGAAAAACAGACTTCCAAGCAGAGAATTAGAAAGAAAAGCACTGTGCACCAAAGTGGCCACAATGTTACTCGAAAGGAGATGGGACCTCAAGGCAGAGTGGGAAGGGGACGTAAGAAGGACAGTTACAAGCCATGTCATGAGGGCACATGTGATTGGTCCCTAAATATCCCGAAGCAGGGCTCCAAAGGGCAAGAGTTGAGGAGAAGAAGAAACAATGCAGGGAGGGGGAAGTCCCATTCTAAATCGAGAAAAAATGCCCCACGCAACCTCGTTTCATCATCTCTTTATGCCCCATTGAAACCCTCCCTTGCGCTTTCCGACCTGCAGGTGGGCGGCAGATGCAAGTGCAATGGCCACGCCTCTCGCTGTCGACGAGACAACCAGGGACGTGCCATGTGTCAGTGTGAGCATCACACATCTGGGCCGGACTGTGATGTGTGTGAGCAATTTTTTTACGATCGCCCGTGGCAACGGGCCACGCCCAGCCAACCACACCCGTGCGTCC CATGTGAATGTAATGGTCACTCAACTAAGTGTAGGTTCAGTATGGCCGTGTATCAGCAGTCTGGTCGAGTCAGTGGAGGCATTTGTTTGAAGTGTCGGCATCACACAATGGGACACCACTGCCAGTTCTGCCAGAACGGATATACGCGAGACCACAGCAAACCGCTCAGCCACCGCAAGGCCTGCCAGC CATGCAAGTGCCACCCCATGGGTGCAGTGGGCCATTGGTGTAACCAGTCCACAGGACAGTGTTTGTGTAGAGAAGGAGTCACAGGACAGAGGTGTAACCGTTGTGCCCCGGGATACAAGCAAGGTCATTCCCCTCTCCGGCCATGTATTC GTATTCAGGAGTTTGCACCACCCACCCCAGTTTACCAGCCTCAGTACAGCATTG ATGAGGAATGTCTTTCTTACTGTCCACCTTCCCAAGCAAGAGTCAAAATGAATTTAGAGACATATTGTCTCAAGGACTATG TGCTTAAGGTGCAGGTCAAAAGTAAGGAACGTTCTGGTCCCTGGTGGCAGTTTTCCATATTGGTGCAGTCAGTTTTTCGCATGGGCTCTTCACATGTGAAGCGAGGCATTCAGGCCCTCTGGATTCCAGATCGGGACCTGAGCTGCGGTTGTCCTGCGCTTCAGATAGGCCGCACCTTCCTCCTGATCGGAGGGGAGGAAAGTGGACGGAGTTGGGTCCCAGAGGAGAGGCGGTTAGTTGCAGACCGCAGCACAATGGCTTTGCAGTGGAGGGAACATTGGAGCCCCAAATTAAGAGGCTTCCGCGGGCAGGACACCCGAGGAAAGTGCCCACAGGGAAACACCACTGCACAGAAACACTCTCACCCAAGCTCATACGAAGAATACACACCCCCACATCTTAACAAACTGCACTCTGAGCCACACAgaccaaataaaaatacacatacgGTGCATAAACAGTATCGTTTAACCACACAATCTGGCGGATcagacctcacacacacatacaaaagagAAGGAACTCAGGGCATACAAAGAAAAGACACAGAAACACACCTTGAGGAGGACAGTAAGGCTGAAAACGTCACTCAGGAAACACAGCATGTGTTGCAGCACACCCAGGATCCTTTCTCAGGTACTTCAAAGACGAGTCAGGCCAATGAGCAAGAGCAGTACCACCCGACAGCATGTCCAACGTGGTCACCTGGGCCAGCTGTCTAA